The following are from one region of the Salicibibacter kimchii genome:
- the hisH gene encoding imidazole glycerol phosphate synthase subunit HisH, protein MIAIIDYGMGNLYSVSKALERLGTPYVITEEAETLAAADGLILPGVGSFKDAMAILREKNLDTIIKQLVEGGKPLLGICLGMQLLFSESEENGVTRGLDLLPGKVRRFPGKTRAGIPYKVPHMGWNFLRHRQPTHVIVEGTEEGHAYFVHSYVVHADTAEVVVATADYDGDVPAVVGRNHIFGTQFHPEKSSVLGMQMLSNYVTYVQERQVQTSDSL, encoded by the coding sequence ATGATCGCCATTATAGACTATGGGATGGGAAATTTATATAGCGTAAGCAAAGCGCTTGAACGCCTTGGCACCCCTTACGTCATTACCGAAGAAGCAGAAACATTGGCAGCAGCGGACGGATTGATTTTACCCGGTGTCGGTTCTTTTAAAGACGCGATGGCGATTCTACGTGAAAAAAACCTCGATACCATCATCAAACAATTGGTCGAGGGCGGAAAACCGTTGCTCGGCATCTGTCTCGGCATGCAGCTTTTATTTTCCGAAAGCGAAGAAAACGGGGTAACCCGAGGGCTTGATCTTTTACCGGGGAAAGTTCGGCGTTTTCCTGGAAAAACGAGGGCGGGCATTCCATATAAAGTGCCCCATATGGGCTGGAACTTCCTTCGACACCGTCAACCGACCCACGTCATTGTCGAAGGCACGGAAGAAGGGCATGCTTATTTCGTCCATTCCTACGTCGTTCATGCCGACACGGCAGAGGTTGTCGTGGCAACGGCCGATTATGACGGGGACGTGCCGGCGGTTGTTGGTCGCAATCATATCTTCGGCACTCAGTTTCACCCGGAAAAAAGCAGTGTGCTTGGGATGCAAATGTTGAGCAATTACGTGACCTACGTGCAAGAAAGGCAGGTACAGACGAGTGACAGCCTTTAA
- the hisG gene encoding ATP phosphoribosyltransferase yields the protein MHKDWITFAMPKGRIFEEAANLLRNAGYPLKEDFSAGRKLIVEAPEAGMKFFLAKPMDVPTYVEHGVADIGVAGKDVLLEEQRDVYEVLDLHISACYLAVAGLPQQRKARVAPKIATKYPNIATQYFKAQGEQVEVIRLSGSIELAPLIGLAERIVDIVSTGKTLKENGLLELETIESVTSRLIVNPVSYRLKDKPIDDIVASLSAVIKEGSPSS from the coding sequence ATGCATAAAGATTGGATAACGTTTGCCATGCCTAAAGGCAGAATCTTTGAAGAGGCGGCCAACCTTCTCCGAAACGCCGGTTATCCTTTGAAAGAGGACTTCTCGGCGGGGCGAAAGTTGATCGTGGAAGCGCCCGAGGCCGGCATGAAATTTTTTCTGGCCAAGCCGATGGATGTACCCACGTATGTCGAACATGGCGTGGCCGATATCGGCGTCGCCGGAAAAGATGTTTTGTTGGAAGAACAACGAGATGTTTATGAAGTGCTTGATTTGCATATCAGTGCTTGTTACTTGGCCGTCGCCGGACTTCCGCAGCAAAGGAAGGCACGGGTGGCGCCTAAAATCGCGACCAAGTATCCGAACATCGCTACCCAATATTTTAAAGCGCAAGGGGAGCAAGTGGAAGTCATTCGATTAAGCGGATCGATTGAACTTGCACCTTTAATCGGCTTGGCCGAACGAATCGTCGATATCGTTTCCACCGGAAAAACGTTAAAGGAAAACGGACTTCTCGAGTTAGAGACGATTGAGTCTGTTACTTCCCGGTTAATTGTCAATCCGGTAAGTTACCGGCTGAAAGATAAGCCAATCGACGATATCGTCGCCAGTTTATCCGCAGTCATTAAGGAGGGGAGCCCATCTTCATGA
- the hisB gene encoding imidazoleglycerol-phosphate dehydratase HisB → MNDSRKATVKRQTGETDIELDVQLDGSGKADIQTPVPFLSHMLDLFTKHGQMDVRVQASGDVEVDDHHTTEDIGICLGQAVKEALGDKTGIRRYGTIHIPMDDALAQVVIDLGNRPHLEFRGDIGTAKVGTFDTELVHEFLWKFAVEARINLHVIVHYGRNTHHIIEAIFKALARALSEAVEIDPRVKGVPSTKGVL, encoded by the coding sequence ATGAATGATTCACGAAAAGCAACGGTAAAACGGCAAACCGGAGAGACAGATATTGAACTCGACGTGCAGTTAGACGGTTCCGGGAAGGCGGATATTCAGACGCCGGTTCCGTTTTTGAGTCATATGCTTGATCTTTTTACCAAACACGGACAGATGGACGTACGTGTGCAAGCAAGCGGTGATGTGGAAGTGGATGACCATCATACGACCGAGGACATAGGGATTTGCCTCGGTCAGGCGGTGAAAGAAGCCCTTGGCGACAAAACCGGCATTCGACGGTATGGGACCATTCACATTCCCATGGACGATGCCCTCGCCCAAGTCGTCATCGATCTCGGCAATCGGCCACATCTAGAATTCCGTGGAGATATCGGCACTGCAAAAGTGGGTACGTTTGATACCGAGCTTGTGCACGAATTTTTATGGAAGTTTGCCGTTGAAGCGCGCATCAATTTACATGTGATCGTTCATTACGGCCGGAACACACATCATATCATTGAAGCTATTTTTAAAGCGCTAGCCAGGGCTTTATCGGAGGCGGTGGAAATCGACCCGCGCGTGAAAGGGGTCCCCTCAACGAAAGGGGTTTTATAG
- the hisD gene encoding histidinol dehydrogenase has protein sequence MKIIQVDEHVSLRRDPDSGNEKIQAIVDEIIADVRKDGDEALRAYTEKLDGAALDSLFVSEAERAQAYEAMETKTVEAIRQAIENIRDFHERQRSESWMTTKEDGTILGQQITPLDAVGVYVPGGKAAYPSTILMDVIPAQVANVGRIVMTSPPDESGRLHPAVLVAASELGVDMILKAGGAQAIATLAYGTASVPPVDKIIGPGNSFVALAKRAVFGQVDIDMIAGPSEIVVLADDSARPDYVAADLLSQAEHEERATAIVVTPSTMLAEKVAAEVERQLEDLPRAAIAREALDTFGAIYLTADLYEAVDVVNSLAPEHVEVLCNEPFLYLGKIKHAGAIFLGENSAESVGDYFAGPNHVLPTNGTARFSSPLTVDDFLKKSSIIHYSEEALAENSEMIASLARVEGFEAHARAVEIRHKKDVR, from the coding sequence ATGAAAATCATTCAAGTGGATGAACATGTCAGTTTGCGCCGGGACCCCGACAGCGGCAATGAAAAAATACAGGCGATTGTAGACGAAATCATTGCTGACGTGCGGAAAGATGGGGACGAGGCATTACGGGCCTACACGGAAAAATTGGACGGAGCAGCACTCGATTCGCTATTTGTAAGTGAAGCGGAGCGTGCACAAGCGTATGAGGCGATGGAGACGAAGACGGTGGAAGCGATACGGCAAGCGATCGAAAACATTCGTGATTTCCATGAGCGTCAACGGTCGGAATCTTGGATGACGACGAAGGAAGACGGCACGATCCTTGGGCAGCAAATAACACCGCTGGATGCGGTCGGTGTTTATGTGCCGGGCGGCAAAGCTGCCTATCCTTCGACGATTTTGATGGACGTGATTCCGGCGCAAGTGGCAAATGTTGGTCGTATCGTGATGACGTCTCCGCCGGATGAATCAGGGCGATTGCATCCGGCGGTTCTCGTAGCGGCTTCCGAGCTAGGTGTTGATATGATCCTGAAAGCCGGCGGGGCACAAGCGATTGCGACATTGGCTTATGGAACAGCATCCGTGCCGCCTGTCGATAAAATCATCGGTCCGGGGAATTCATTCGTTGCTTTAGCGAAACGGGCGGTTTTCGGCCAAGTGGACATTGATATGATTGCCGGTCCGAGTGAAATTGTCGTTCTCGCCGATGACTCGGCCCGGCCGGACTATGTAGCCGCTGATTTGCTCTCGCAAGCCGAACACGAAGAACGGGCGACGGCTATTGTAGTCACTCCTTCGACAATGCTTGCAGAAAAAGTGGCTGCGGAAGTCGAGCGCCAATTGGAAGATTTGCCACGGGCAGCCATTGCCCGAGAAGCGCTTGACACCTTTGGTGCCATTTATTTGACGGCTGATCTTTACGAAGCGGTCGATGTTGTCAATTCATTGGCGCCCGAGCATGTTGAAGTGCTCTGCAACGAACCGTTTCTATATCTTGGGAAAATCAAGCACGCGGGCGCTATTTTTCTCGGCGAAAACAGTGCGGAATCGGTCGGCGATTATTTTGCAGGACCGAATCATGTCTTGCCGACGAATGGAACGGCTCGTTTTTCCAGCCCCTTAACGGTTGATGATTTCCTCAAAAAGTCAAGCATCATTCATTATAGCGAGGAAGCTCTTGCAGAAAATAGTGAAATGATCGCATCGCTTGCGCGTGTGGAAGGCTTTGAAGCCCACGCCCGGGCGGTGGAAATTCGTCATAAAAAGGACGTGCGATAA
- the hisA gene encoding 1-(5-phosphoribosyl)-5-[(5-phosphoribosylamino)methylideneamino]imidazole-4-carboxamide isomerase, with protein sequence MTAFNLFPAIDIRNGKCVRLKQGDYNRETIYGDNPAQMAAGFVEDGATWVHVVDLDGARDKHPVNDEAIFRIVEETKARVQVGGGIRTERDVEHYLSRGVDRVILGSVAVQNPDFTKKMLATYPGRIIIGLDARNGLVAVNGWLESSDVQAEALAAEMVSAGADMFIFTDIEKDGMLAGPNVEASASLAKASGANVIASGGVSHLDDVRALLCYQEEGVSGAIVGKALYTDALDLSEALKEVKGTC encoded by the coding sequence GTGACAGCCTTTAATTTATTCCCCGCCATCGATATTCGCAATGGCAAATGTGTGCGATTAAAGCAAGGCGATTACAATCGGGAAACGATTTACGGAGACAATCCGGCACAGATGGCGGCGGGCTTTGTTGAGGATGGTGCAACATGGGTACATGTCGTTGATTTGGATGGCGCCCGTGACAAACATCCCGTCAATGATGAAGCCATTTTTCGTATTGTCGAAGAGACGAAAGCCCGTGTTCAAGTGGGAGGCGGTATTCGCACGGAACGAGACGTGGAGCATTACCTCTCCCGTGGGGTTGATCGTGTGATTCTCGGCTCGGTAGCAGTGCAAAATCCCGATTTCACGAAGAAAATGCTTGCGACTTATCCGGGCAGAATCATCATCGGTCTGGATGCACGCAATGGCCTAGTGGCTGTGAATGGCTGGTTGGAGTCATCAGATGTGCAGGCGGAAGCACTTGCCGCTGAAATGGTAAGCGCGGGCGCGGATATGTTTATTTTTACCGATATTGAAAAAGACGGCATGCTCGCTGGACCCAACGTGGAAGCGAGCGCCTCCCTTGCAAAAGCGAGCGGTGCCAACGTCATTGCGTCAGGCGGCGTAAGCCATCTTGACGATGTGCGCGCGTTGTTGTGTTATCAAGAAGAAGGCGTAAGCGGGGCGATTGTCGGCAAGGCGCTGTATACAGACGCCCTTGATTTGTCTGAAGCGTTAAAAGAGGTGAAGGGAACATGTTAA
- a CDS encoding ATP phosphoribosyltransferase regulatory subunit, giving the protein MPLMFEKPLGMIDTLPALYERAREVRHHIERETETWGYRPIQTPSLEYYDTIGEASAIRDEQLFKLLDREGKTLVLRPDMTAPIARVISSGMKEEPLPLRLSYCNALFRAQQHEGGRRAEFEQFGVELVGDDSMNADGEVLALLTSGLRASGLSSFRLAVGHIKYMNALFEEIVEDEAMIDELRRYLYEKNFVGYRQFIDQLKITDDEKDRLRQLQTLRGGPEILEKAKTIAHSRQAHKAINEIEDLWGILQDLGVQDVVQVDLNIVGQIDYYTGIVFEGYGGSLGFPLASGGRYDELLGKFGRPASATGFGIRLDRLLEALNHINEGNLQKQPTLILFSKERQQEALQEANRRRKNNEAVVMQNIAGVPDIETFTKKYADVVSLTATERRGEKDDA; this is encoded by the coding sequence ATGCCACTCATGTTTGAGAAACCGCTGGGAATGATTGATACGCTTCCCGCGCTTTATGAACGCGCGCGCGAGGTGCGCCACCATATAGAACGAGAAACGGAAACGTGGGGGTATCGCCCCATTCAAACGCCGTCTTTGGAGTATTACGATACGATAGGGGAAGCTTCCGCCATTCGTGATGAACAGCTGTTTAAGCTATTGGACCGGGAAGGGAAGACGCTCGTCTTGCGCCCGGACATGACTGCGCCGATCGCGAGGGTGATCAGCTCCGGCATGAAAGAGGAGCCTCTCCCGTTACGGCTTTCCTATTGCAACGCTTTATTCCGGGCTCAGCAACATGAAGGCGGCAGGCGTGCGGAATTTGAACAATTTGGCGTTGAACTTGTAGGTGATGATTCCATGAATGCCGATGGCGAGGTGCTCGCCCTGTTGACGTCCGGTCTTCGCGCGTCAGGGCTGTCCTCGTTTCGACTTGCCGTCGGGCACATAAAATATATGAATGCGTTATTTGAGGAAATCGTCGAGGACGAGGCGATGATTGACGAGTTAAGACGCTATCTTTATGAAAAAAACTTCGTAGGTTACCGGCAATTTATCGATCAATTGAAGATCACGGACGATGAAAAAGACCGTCTTCGTCAACTGCAAACGTTGCGAGGCGGACCTGAGATTCTCGAGAAGGCGAAGACAATAGCGCATAGCCGCCAAGCTCATAAAGCGATCAATGAGATCGAAGATTTGTGGGGGATTTTACAAGACTTGGGGGTTCAAGATGTCGTTCAGGTCGACCTGAATATCGTCGGTCAAATCGATTATTATACCGGCATTGTTTTTGAAGGCTATGGCGGCTCCCTCGGTTTCCCTCTGGCGAGCGGCGGTCGATACGATGAACTGCTCGGAAAATTCGGGCGTCCGGCAAGCGCGACCGGCTTTGGGATACGCTTGGATCGATTGCTGGAAGCATTGAACCATATTAACGAGGGCAATCTACAAAAACAGCCGACCCTTATTTTATTTAGTAAAGAACGACAGCAAGAGGCATTACAAGAAGCAAACCGGCGCCGAAAAAATAACGAAGCTGTCGTCATGCAAAATATCGCAGGCGTGCCAGATATAGAAACGTTTACAAAAAAATATGCAGATGTGGTTTCCTTAACGGCAACGGAACGGAGAGGGGAGAAAGACGATGCATAA